The following proteins come from a genomic window of Panicum hallii strain FIL2 chromosome 8, PHallii_v3.1, whole genome shotgun sequence:
- the LOC112903395 gene encoding uncharacterized protein LOC112903395, with protein MLPSSRPSLAAAFTEQQLKQLRAQCLVFLAFRNNMMPRKKHLEIALGECPGQGSSSGAAAGGGDRRGADGDDSRGETGWSSSSSPVSFSAATAGLPPPDLLGLSSLRLSSSPQGGRTRRVIRRGVGKIQ; from the exons ATGCTTCCGTCCTCTCGCCCCtccctggcggcggcgttcaCGGAGCAGCAGCTGAAGCAGCTCCGGGCACAGTGCCTCGTGTTCCTTGCTTTCAG GAACAACATGATGCCCCGGAAGAAGCATCTGGAAATTGCGCTGGGTGAATGTCCTGGACAAG GTAGCAgtagcggcgccgccgccggaggaggagacCGGCGAGGAGCCGACGGCGACGACAGCCGTGGCGAAACCGGgtggtcgtcgtcgtcttcgccGGTGTCGTTCTCAGCAGCGACTGCTGGGTTGCCACCGCCCGACCTTCTTGGCCTGTCCTCGCTGCGGCTGTCGTCGAGTCCCCAGGGCGGCCGAACCAGAAGAGTGATACGTCGAGGAGTGGGCAAAATACAGTGA
- the LOC112903514 gene encoding uncharacterized protein LOC112903514 isoform X1 codes for MAAAGRSAPATRRRRRRGAARWSKPPRRRPPPPPPASSPPPPGPDPRTPLPAGAEVEVRVDDPGFHGSWFEATVVGFAPARGPRTPARYTVTYAHLLADDGGGVLAEHFAPTHVRPRPPPPDDSFPPRFRAGDIVEAFHHDGWWSGLVVAAPDSPDPGDAVTVAFPITREVIRFPPCLVRPRRDYVGGAWVPSRAAMAVRPRRAVRVYAVGDKVEVGRDREVYSHSWFPATVARVVDDLSYVVEYFDLEEEGDGGPEKATEYLHWSFIRPAVEHLPRESEFRLGPGAAVEAYCDGAWSPGVVRRVVGDGEFEISIVGKKAELLVTKVVELLKPQYKWNGKQWKIVTAKRWANLRRRSMLGQNLSSPVDVSSSGDDYSHDPESSGTKKSKKELQHAVLAENSEHASVSEIYTPLSALCKSPESNHSDSRLSEKNSFQVTSHGAVSSVPINGLCASGHSIPQNESIPNSTGETVNNEEILTEMMDSDGHVNASGGEAHDMLSIAELRKNMASARRNSSAHLTKKKVLAVKSLKVKKGISKSKECKTHPIQELQGRNDTSDNIQLKGNINFSSKDIVCALSVSVEGQTTKTLDRRVTRQTNRGSSTYKKLAKRKGHREQCSPLSSLDVTSTARQRGRKKVPGPMKESPLAEQLDNTLKDTLNVTEFSDQDMLPMIPPGFESMYDGKGVDIHGSLSEEEPPSMITNISQANINADACTDHATTQVANCNHLMETSILSVDHPVQEAGRKVDGRLTQTRVQNAGSSECIMDHSPLRSCSASGSSIMPSHLPVSQGHQILFVKKSEMWHLVEARDAFKEVPQRPHFLPLRDLSPALREGTALGLMVAFADLVRDIKEASIDHGIEWFEDKIGTLCYLEGNGFDVQLLQRTLTELLHIKSNRTSYLGEIHKLKAQIVGKTASTSRIDALLDEKDRAIAELEQKLGCLRQESQKIAKDKDLEEVELFRLKAARSRIVEAYSDAEQQFRNTLAKLHQKKLT; via the exons ccgccccccgggcCGGACCCGCGCACGCCGCTCCCCGCGGGCGCCGAGGTGGAGGTCCGCGTCGACGACCCTGGCTTCCACGGCTCCTGGTTCGAGGCCACGGTCGTCGGCTTCGCCCCCGCGCGCGGGCCCCGCACACCGGCGCGCTACACCGTCACGTACGCGCACCTCCTcgccgacgacggcggcggcgtgctcgCGGAGCACTTCGCGCCCACCCACGTCCGcccgcggcctccgccgccggacGACTCCTTCCCGCCGCGGTTCCGCGCCGGCGACATCGTCGAGGCGTTCCACCACGACGGGTGGTGGTCGGGTCTCGTCGTCGCCGCGCCGGACTCCCCGGACCCCGGCGACGCTGTCACCGTCGCGTTCCCCATCACCCGCGAGGTCATCCGGTTCCCGCCCTGCCTCGTCCGCCCGCGCCGCGACTACGTCGGCGGGGCCTGGGTCCCCTCGCGCGCCGCCATGGCGGTCCGCCCCAGGCGCGCCGTTAGGGTCTACGCGGTCGGGGACAAGGTCGAGGTCGGGAGGGACCGGGAGGTGTACAGCCACTCCTGGTTCCCCGCGACGGTCGCCAGGGTCGTCGACGACCTCAGCTACGTCGTCGAGTACTTCGAtctggaggaggagggggacggcGGGCCGGAGAAGGCCACCGAGTACCTGCATTGGAGCTTCATCAGGCCGGCCGTCGAGCATTTGCCTCGTGAGAGCGAGTTCCGGTTGGGGCCTGGCGCTGCTGTGGAGGCGTACTGCGATGGGGCGTGGTCGCCGGGAGTGGTGCGCAGGGTCGTCGGCGATGGTGAATTTGAGATCAGTATCGTTGGCAAGAAGGCGGAGCTGCTGGTGACCAAGGTCGTGGAATTGCTAAAGCCGCAGTACAAGTGGAATGGCAAGCAATGGAAGATCGTCACTGCTAAG AGATGGGCTAACTTGAGGCGGCGGTCTATGCTTGGACAAAATTTAAGCTCACCTGTTGATGTGTCATCAAGTGGTGATGACTATAGTCATGATCCTGAATCTTCTGGAACCAAAAAGTCAAAGAAAGAATTGCAGCATGCTGTATTAGCTGAAAATTCAGAACATGCTTCAGTCTCTGAGATTTACACTCCTTTATCTGCTTTATGCAAATCACCAGAAAGTAACCATTCTGATTCTCGGCTCTCTGAAAAGAATAGTTTTCAAGTGACTTCGCACGGGGCAGTGAGTTCAGTGCCAATTAATGGCCTTTGTGCTTCAGGACATTCGATACCACAGAATGAGTCAATACCAAATAGTACTGGAGAAACAGTGAACAATGAAGAAATCCTAACTGAGATGATGGATTCCGATGGCCATGTTAATGCAAGCGGTGGTGAAGCCCATGATATGCTTTCCATTGCAGAGCTAAGAAAGAATATGGCTTCAGCTCGCAGAAACAGTTCTgcccatctgacaaagaaaaaAGTGCTAGCTGTCAAGTCATTGAAGGTGAAGAAAGGTATATCAAAAAGTAAAGAGTGCAAAACACACCCAATTCAAGAACTTCAGGGAAGAAATGACACATCAGATAAC ATTCAGTTGAAGGGAAACATCAATTTCTCAAGCAAGGACATTGTCTGTGCTTTGAGTGTCTCTGTGGAAGGCCAAACCACTAAAACACTGGATAGACGG GTGACAAGACAGACTAATAGGGGTTCAAGTACCTATAAGAAAT TGGCTAAAAGGAAAGGACACAGAGAACAGTGTAGTCCACTTAGCTCACTGGATGTGACTAGTACCGCCCGGCAGAGAGGAAGAAAGAAAGTGCCAGGGCCAATGAAAGAATCCCCCTTAGCA GAGCAGCTTGACAATACTTTGAAGGATACATTGAACGTAACTGAATTTTCAGATCAGGACATGTTGCCGATGATACCTCCTGGCTTTGAATCAATGTATGATGGAAAAG GTGTTGACATACATGGTAGTCTGTCGGAGGAAGAGCCGCCTTCTATGATCACCAACATCAGTCAAGCGAACATAAATGCTGATGCATGCACAGACCATGCTACTACCCAAGTAGCTAACTGCAACCATCTTATGGAGACATCTATCCTATCTGTTGATCATCCAGTTCAAGAGGCTGGCAGGAAGGTGGATGGGAGATTAACCCAAACACGTGTTCAGAATGCTGGCAGCTCAGAGTGCATCATGGACCATTCTCCATTAAGGAGCTGCTCTGCTTCTGGGAGTTCTATTATGCCTTCACACTTACCTGTCTCCCAGGGTCACCAGATTCTGTTTGTTAAGAAATCAGAAATGTGGCATTTAGTTGAAGCAAGGGATGCGTTTAAGGAGGTACCACAACGACCGCATTTCCTTCCACTCCGAGATCTTTCACCAGCACTGCGTGAAGGAACAGCATTAGGTCTGATGGTGGCGTTTGCTGACTTAGTGAGGGATATAAAGGAAGCTAGCATAGACCACGGCATAGAATGGTTTGAGGACAAGATCGGCACACTGTGCTATCTAGAGGGAAATGGATTTGATGTCCAGCTTTTGCAGAGAACCCTAACCGAATTGCTCCACATCAAATCTAATCGCACCAGTTATCTCGGAGAAATACACAAGCTGAAAGCACAGATTGTGGGGAAGACAGCTTCCACTTCCCGAATCGATGCACTCCTTGATGAAAAGGATAGAGCTATAGCTGAGCTGGAGCAGAAACTTGGGTGCCTTCGCCAGGAATCACAGAAGATCGCGAAGGACAAAGATCTTGAAGAAGTGGAGCTCTTCAGACTCAAAGCGGCACGTAGCAGGATCGTGGAGGCGTACAGTGATGCCGAACAGCAGTTCCGCAACACCTTGGCTAAGCTGCACCAAAAGAAGCTTACCTGA
- the LOC112903514 gene encoding uncharacterized protein LOC112903514 isoform X2, protein MAAAGRSAPATRRRRRRGAARWSKPPRRRPPPPPPASSPPPPGPDPRTPLPAGAEVEVRVDDPGFHGSWFEATVVGFAPARGPRTPARYTVTYAHLLADDGGGVLAEHFAPTHVRPRPPPPDDSFPPRFRAGDIVEAFHHDGWWSGLVVAAPDSPDPGDAVTVAFPITREVIRFPPCLVRPRRDYVGGAWVPSRAAMAVRPRRAVRVYAVGDKVEVGRDREVYSHSWFPATVARVVDDLSYVVEYFDLEEEGDGGPEKATEYLHWSFIRPAVEHLPRESEFRLGPGAAVEAYCDGAWSPGVVRRVVGDGEFEISIVGKKAELLVTKVVELLKPQYKWNGKQWKIVTAKRWANLRRRSMLGQNLSSPVDVSSSGDDYSHDPESSGTKKSKKELQHAVLAENSEHASVSEIYTPLSALCKSPESNHSDSRLSEKNSFQVTSHGAVSSVPINGLCASGHSIPQNESIPNSTGETVNNEEILTEMMDSDGHVNASGGEAHDMLSIAELRKNMASARRNSSAHLTKKKVLAVKSLKVKKGISKSKECKTHPIQELQGRNDTSDNLKGNINFSSKDIVCALSVSVEGQTTKTLDRRVTRQTNRGSSTYKKLAKRKGHREQCSPLSSLDVTSTARQRGRKKVPGPMKESPLAEQLDNTLKDTLNVTEFSDQDMLPMIPPGFESMYDGKGVDIHGSLSEEEPPSMITNISQANINADACTDHATTQVANCNHLMETSILSVDHPVQEAGRKVDGRLTQTRVQNAGSSECIMDHSPLRSCSASGSSIMPSHLPVSQGHQILFVKKSEMWHLVEARDAFKEVPQRPHFLPLRDLSPALREGTALGLMVAFADLVRDIKEASIDHGIEWFEDKIGTLCYLEGNGFDVQLLQRTLTELLHIKSNRTSYLGEIHKLKAQIVGKTASTSRIDALLDEKDRAIAELEQKLGCLRQESQKIAKDKDLEEVELFRLKAARSRIVEAYSDAEQQFRNTLAKLHQKKLT, encoded by the exons ccgccccccgggcCGGACCCGCGCACGCCGCTCCCCGCGGGCGCCGAGGTGGAGGTCCGCGTCGACGACCCTGGCTTCCACGGCTCCTGGTTCGAGGCCACGGTCGTCGGCTTCGCCCCCGCGCGCGGGCCCCGCACACCGGCGCGCTACACCGTCACGTACGCGCACCTCCTcgccgacgacggcggcggcgtgctcgCGGAGCACTTCGCGCCCACCCACGTCCGcccgcggcctccgccgccggacGACTCCTTCCCGCCGCGGTTCCGCGCCGGCGACATCGTCGAGGCGTTCCACCACGACGGGTGGTGGTCGGGTCTCGTCGTCGCCGCGCCGGACTCCCCGGACCCCGGCGACGCTGTCACCGTCGCGTTCCCCATCACCCGCGAGGTCATCCGGTTCCCGCCCTGCCTCGTCCGCCCGCGCCGCGACTACGTCGGCGGGGCCTGGGTCCCCTCGCGCGCCGCCATGGCGGTCCGCCCCAGGCGCGCCGTTAGGGTCTACGCGGTCGGGGACAAGGTCGAGGTCGGGAGGGACCGGGAGGTGTACAGCCACTCCTGGTTCCCCGCGACGGTCGCCAGGGTCGTCGACGACCTCAGCTACGTCGTCGAGTACTTCGAtctggaggaggagggggacggcGGGCCGGAGAAGGCCACCGAGTACCTGCATTGGAGCTTCATCAGGCCGGCCGTCGAGCATTTGCCTCGTGAGAGCGAGTTCCGGTTGGGGCCTGGCGCTGCTGTGGAGGCGTACTGCGATGGGGCGTGGTCGCCGGGAGTGGTGCGCAGGGTCGTCGGCGATGGTGAATTTGAGATCAGTATCGTTGGCAAGAAGGCGGAGCTGCTGGTGACCAAGGTCGTGGAATTGCTAAAGCCGCAGTACAAGTGGAATGGCAAGCAATGGAAGATCGTCACTGCTAAG AGATGGGCTAACTTGAGGCGGCGGTCTATGCTTGGACAAAATTTAAGCTCACCTGTTGATGTGTCATCAAGTGGTGATGACTATAGTCATGATCCTGAATCTTCTGGAACCAAAAAGTCAAAGAAAGAATTGCAGCATGCTGTATTAGCTGAAAATTCAGAACATGCTTCAGTCTCTGAGATTTACACTCCTTTATCTGCTTTATGCAAATCACCAGAAAGTAACCATTCTGATTCTCGGCTCTCTGAAAAGAATAGTTTTCAAGTGACTTCGCACGGGGCAGTGAGTTCAGTGCCAATTAATGGCCTTTGTGCTTCAGGACATTCGATACCACAGAATGAGTCAATACCAAATAGTACTGGAGAAACAGTGAACAATGAAGAAATCCTAACTGAGATGATGGATTCCGATGGCCATGTTAATGCAAGCGGTGGTGAAGCCCATGATATGCTTTCCATTGCAGAGCTAAGAAAGAATATGGCTTCAGCTCGCAGAAACAGTTCTgcccatctgacaaagaaaaaAGTGCTAGCTGTCAAGTCATTGAAGGTGAAGAAAGGTATATCAAAAAGTAAAGAGTGCAAAACACACCCAATTCAAGAACTTCAGGGAAGAAATGACACATCAGATAAC TTGAAGGGAAACATCAATTTCTCAAGCAAGGACATTGTCTGTGCTTTGAGTGTCTCTGTGGAAGGCCAAACCACTAAAACACTGGATAGACGG GTGACAAGACAGACTAATAGGGGTTCAAGTACCTATAAGAAAT TGGCTAAAAGGAAAGGACACAGAGAACAGTGTAGTCCACTTAGCTCACTGGATGTGACTAGTACCGCCCGGCAGAGAGGAAGAAAGAAAGTGCCAGGGCCAATGAAAGAATCCCCCTTAGCA GAGCAGCTTGACAATACTTTGAAGGATACATTGAACGTAACTGAATTTTCAGATCAGGACATGTTGCCGATGATACCTCCTGGCTTTGAATCAATGTATGATGGAAAAG GTGTTGACATACATGGTAGTCTGTCGGAGGAAGAGCCGCCTTCTATGATCACCAACATCAGTCAAGCGAACATAAATGCTGATGCATGCACAGACCATGCTACTACCCAAGTAGCTAACTGCAACCATCTTATGGAGACATCTATCCTATCTGTTGATCATCCAGTTCAAGAGGCTGGCAGGAAGGTGGATGGGAGATTAACCCAAACACGTGTTCAGAATGCTGGCAGCTCAGAGTGCATCATGGACCATTCTCCATTAAGGAGCTGCTCTGCTTCTGGGAGTTCTATTATGCCTTCACACTTACCTGTCTCCCAGGGTCACCAGATTCTGTTTGTTAAGAAATCAGAAATGTGGCATTTAGTTGAAGCAAGGGATGCGTTTAAGGAGGTACCACAACGACCGCATTTCCTTCCACTCCGAGATCTTTCACCAGCACTGCGTGAAGGAACAGCATTAGGTCTGATGGTGGCGTTTGCTGACTTAGTGAGGGATATAAAGGAAGCTAGCATAGACCACGGCATAGAATGGTTTGAGGACAAGATCGGCACACTGTGCTATCTAGAGGGAAATGGATTTGATGTCCAGCTTTTGCAGAGAACCCTAACCGAATTGCTCCACATCAAATCTAATCGCACCAGTTATCTCGGAGAAATACACAAGCTGAAAGCACAGATTGTGGGGAAGACAGCTTCCACTTCCCGAATCGATGCACTCCTTGATGAAAAGGATAGAGCTATAGCTGAGCTGGAGCAGAAACTTGGGTGCCTTCGCCAGGAATCACAGAAGATCGCGAAGGACAAAGATCTTGAAGAAGTGGAGCTCTTCAGACTCAAAGCGGCACGTAGCAGGATCGTGGAGGCGTACAGTGATGCCGAACAGCAGTTCCGCAACACCTTGGCTAAGCTGCACCAAAAGAAGCTTACCTGA